A region of the Arachis hypogaea cultivar Tifrunner chromosome 15, arahy.Tifrunner.gnm2.J5K5, whole genome shotgun sequence genome:
ATGCTTATACTattgatttttcaaataattattattttaaaatcctaaaataATCTATTGTAGcttaaattatatataactagGTACAGTATTAAAACTATTTAGTTTTACTTTGTTGCTTGTATAAAAtggtttattttaataatgtattaTAATGAATATTTCTAGCTAATTCTATTGGTGAATGATtaatattgtaataattttttttttttagaagtaaaagagttcaacacaataaagtggagcaaaagaaaagaaataaatattcATAACGCTACCTAACCATCTTTAACATTGTCATCAACAACTACAGGGTTTACCACCAATCTACTCATCGTAACTTGTAAAGGATCTGTTAATAATGTCCAccacaattgaatcttgatttttgaagattctaTCATTTCTTTCTAACCAAATTGTCCAGATGACCGCAAAAAAGCCAACCAACCATCGCTTCCGTTCCATCTTTCTCGCTAATATATTCGTCAAACTTTCATAGTGTTGCTTGAGTATACCTGAAATAGTCCATATCCTTCCAAGAGCGAACAACCAAGCACACCACACTTGCCAAGTGAGCTTACAACCAATGAACAAGTGAAAAGCAATTTCAACAGACTTGTGACATAAAATACACATGTTATCATTCTGACCAATAACACCTAATCTACACAATTTTTTCCTTGTATTCACCCTACCAACCAGTGTAAATCAAGTAAACAACTTAACCCTTAGTGGGACGAATCTTCTCCAAATAGTACTAGTGAAACTATAGCTTGTGATATCCGCCGGAAGTATCTCTGCCTGCAAtacctgcacaaaagagttagtaaAATAAACaccttttttatcaaattttcaaaacactCTGTCATCTCTCTCAGTTGTCAGTTTCACTGATTGCAGAACCGTATGAAGTTGGTTTATTAGTTCCAACTCTCATTAAAATAACTTTCGTCGCCACTGAAAATTCCAAATATACTATAACCCATCTcagaacccacaatcccctatgacCGATCCTTGAAGATTTGAGACCGAGAAAAGTTTTGGAAAAATAACTTTCAGAGCACCACAAGGTAGCCAGCTATCCTCCCAAAATTGGATTATCCTGACATCCCCTAGTTCCATATCTAAGCCTCTCACCATCTTCTCTCTCACTTGTGCCTCCCTGATTTGTAGTTGACAAATATCCTTCTAAGGACCCCCTCTTTTAGGCATAGGCTGGTCACAAATCATCTTAGAAAAATTTATGTTATTACAGGAACATACAATTTTCTTTCAAAGTGGACAATTCTCTTTcaaaaatctccaccaccacttgaacaagAGCGCTGCATTCTGAATTACCGCGTTACCAACTCCTAAACCTCCTACCTTTTTGGGGCCTGTACAACTTTCCATTTCACTAGAGGTATCTCGTCCCTCCCGTTCTCCTTACTCCACAAAAAACTTCTctgtaaatatattattttttctgcTATTACCTTCGACATTTTGTACAAGCTGAGATAGTAAATAGGCAGGCAATTTAATGAGAACCAACTTATCCACTTTATTCAGAGACTTTGCTTTCCACAGACTTAGGTTTTCTTCTACCTTGTCAATCACTGGTTTTCACGTCTTGACCAGCCTCGGATTCGCCCCCAGAGAAATGTCAAGATATCTAACAGGTAAATACGCCTCTTTACACCCGAATAGTCGACATATCTGTCGTGCCCAACTCTACTCACAATTAACCAAGATCAAGTTGGACTTGTCAAAATTAATACTCAACCATGACATCATCTCAAAGCAGCGCAGCAACGCTTATAGTTTCTGATCATCTCTTCTTCAGAAGGGCAAACAAGTATAGTATCATTCGCAAACAGCAAATATGACAACTCAATGTTATCCCTTCCAACCAACAACAGAGTAATGCGTCCATTCCGCACTGCCTCTCTAATCATCCTATGTAGAACATCCACATCAAGCACaaatagaaagagagaaagaTGATCCCCTTATCGTAGACCCTTTTCCATTTTGAAGGGCTTAGAGGGAGAGCTATTTATTAGGACCGATATAGACGCATAACACACACACTTTTTTATCCACTCCCTCCATCTACGGTCAAACCCCATCTTCTACAAAACAAAATCTATAAAACTCCACTTGACTCGATCATAACCCTTTTGGAAGTCTAGTTTAATAATTGCCGAGCTTTTTTTCTTTAACTTCAGCTATTGCACAGTTTCACATGCAATCAAAGCCCCATCATTTATCTTCCTACCTTGCACAAAAGTACTCCGTGTTTCTCCTACCAACCCTGCCATTATCTTCTGTATCATCCGAACTAGGATCTTTAATATAACCTTATAAAAACAACCCACCATACTAATTGGTCTAAGGTCCTTGATTTCTTTAGTTCCAACAAATTTTTGCGCCAAAACCACCCAAGTAACATTCGCATCCCTAGGTAAAACAGCTGACTAAAATTCATATTATACCCATCACTGCCTGGTGCCTTAGTTGACTCACAATCCCAAACTGCTTAACTgcatccttaattttctcattaGACGGCATCCATTTCAACTATGCTGCCTCCTCCTCAGTTTTCCGGTTAACCAGCCCATCACGGAATTCTATTGCCGGCAAGGTCTTCTGATGATATAAATTCTTATAAAAGTCTTTGATAGCAACCTTAATCCTTGCTTGATTTCTCACTATCCTTCCATGAATCAGTAAGGGATCAATCCGATTGTTTCTCCTCCGAGTTGAGGTTAGATTGTGAAAATAGTAGGTGTTCTTATCCATCTCCTTGGCATGCCTAGATCGCGACATCTGTTTCCAATGTAACTCTTTTCTGATATACCATTTCTTACAAGAGCTCACCAGCGCCCTCCTTCTTGCTTCCACAGTTCCATTAACAATCCCATTGCTAACCATATCATCTACTTTCTTTATCTCTACTTCAAACTTCATAATTTTCATATCAATGTCCCTAAAATTCTCCTTATGCCATTTACTCAGCGGGACCGTCAAAGCCTTTATCTTGTCAATAAATTGTACGTCGCCAAAATTTCTCCACTCCTCCTTCACCATCCTAAAAAAACTCTCATGAGTAAACCAAGCATCCAAACTCCAAAAAGGTCTCGGCCCCCTCCCAATCTTATAATATCCACAATCAATGGATAGTGGTCTGATAAACCTCTCGAACCTCCTCTAAGCCTTGTTTTAGGAAACCCTTCCAACCACTCCAAACTAACTAGAATTATATCAATGCAGCTATATGACTGACCCCTAAACCATGTGAACATATACGATCAGCAAGTGCAAGGTCCAAAAGCTCCATATCCTGAATCCAAGATTTAAACTCAACTGTAGTCACTGTCAAAGTGGTAATCCTTTCCTCTCTTCCACTTGAACAACCTCGTTAAAGTCTCCCAAATAACAAAAAGGTACTTGACAAAGCTTAGATAAAAAGCTCTACTCTTTCCACACGACAAGCTTCTCTTCCTTTTAGTGCGCACCATacactaaataaaaaatacacttaaaattattttttagcaccACACTATTCACACACAACCATCTCTCCCATTTATAACAGTTGCTCATCTAAAAAATCGTTTTATTCcacatcaataaaattattttatggtATGACATGTTATAACTCATTAACAATCTTTTTCTTACTAGTTGTGTTGTCTATGATGAgaattatatacttatatttgtCCCTATTGATATGTTAATTTTTTCtacataataaattttaaaagattttttgaagtttatgtttaaaaaaatattgtattcTATTAAACTGATTTAACAAAcagtaatatttattttgttaaattttatttagtaTAATACTAAAAAATCATTAATAAATCAACACAATAATTAAATGTTATGTATTAATAGACATTAACATatctatttgtttatttttttatttattaaaaatgtataagaataataaaaccagaattaattattattatgacaaattgtttatatataatttaatctcagaaaataactaaccaaaaaatatcctttttataaattatatataataaatgatagtttaaaaaaaaagttgttcaaataattttttttaattttcatatttcattatatataatataaataattaaatatcgatgttcaataaaaattagttttgctttcattactaaaattttttaagtttgtcattattaatatttatttttatttttatttaaaatcaaacaaaaaactaaaatataatttaattatatattttttttattaaatataatataaaattttaatttaacctTTGTCTCTTAATTTTATCtattaatctaaattttttttatttccgaACGTAGCCAAAGAGATTAGAGAGTGAACTGTATTTAACATTTTAACTACCAAAGGGTACGTGCTTCAGCAAGAAGGTGCCATGTGTTTAATTGTAGAACCCAATAAATTCGTATTTATATCGCACTGCCTCCAATTATTGGTGCAATTCACTGCAACCCATCCTTTGCTCACTTCATTACCATTCCTGTGATTATTGATTGGAATAATTTTTTTAGCAGGTGCTCCTTAATTGCTTGTGAAGTAAAATTTTGATGTTTTATGATAAAAATATGAttattatataaacaaaaaatctaGAGTGTTATTTTTTAGATTGGCCAAGCATAAATTAAAACTCCTTTTTTATTGGCTTAATTATAACACTTTACTATAAATTgatattacttttcttttttttactaaaaataaaatgactcAAATTCGCGAACTTTACGTGAGTATAAAAAGATTATGCAGtttgagttataactcgttgGTAAAttaatattactttaatttactaCACATATGAGAAATACACTTTcggaagaaaaaaataataaaatatataattggtCAATAACGATATAAGTCATATAGAAGAGATATTAGTCATTAGAGATTAGAGGTGagctttttttttggtgactttttttacatttttttggtgactagagGTGAGCTTTGGATAATGACACAAGTTAGTAATAATATTTTCAGAAAAAAATGAGTTAAGCTAATTAAGTTCCTATATATGCAAAGGACACACATAAAAAGTACAATTCAATTTCTGGATCCTTCTTAATTAAAAAACTACAACATTTGAAATATCTTTTACACAGGTAGGTCTGTCATCATACTTTAAGAAACTTTAAAAAACTACAATAACTTTACTATATATTACTACTACTACATATTGCTACTACTGTATATATaataaagggtaaagtatatttttttgttattgaagtttggtaaaaattttaaaaatatttttaaattttattttgttttagttttgtttcaaaattttttatgtgcATTAAATATACTATCGAtggctaaattttaaaaaaatttaagaccaatctaacaataatgcataaaaattatgcttgatttgcttatattgaaggttgttcttatgaaattgttgttaaattggtcttaaatttttttaaaaattaaccgtCGGaagtatatttgatgtaaataaaaaacttttgatacaaaattaaaacaaaataaaacttaaaaacattttttaaatttttaaaaaattttaggacaaaaaatatattttattctataataaataatttttttttaataaaaaaatgaatttgctGAAGGAATAATAATAAGGACTAAGCTTTGGAATTGAGAACATTTtgatttagttaatatataacGCATCTTCACAAAAAGGTTCACATGCTATGCTATGCACAATGCAATATCATTTGCTTATATACACACACTCTCTTGCTTCTAGCTTCTTGTTGacaaatttattttatgttttgaatCATGTTAGCTAACTAGTTAGTTATTTGAAAAAGTATATCATATACTTAAAATGGTGTCCGAAATTTTGtcagcataatatatgacaatatttatatgtatatagacacatttattttgttatttatgaatAAATGAGTGGTAGTTATATATCCTTATTCAACTATATATCTACCACTAATCTTCCTAAATTCTGATTATTGCAGATTAttagtaaataactaaatacTATTGTTaggttcttttaatttatttagtttaggTTTGATCTATACTCTTTAATTACAAGGCTTGTAATATTTAGGGTTATATATATTCGTCACTTTTTATTACATCCTTGATTTCCAATCTTAACTACTCCTACTTTAGCAACATAATATTGTTTCTGTTAGTTTGCCCCACGATTAAAATACAtactttaaattaattaattaataatacttACATAACTTATTACTTGGCCCAATACTTAATCAACAGATGGACAGATGAAACGAAACAggttaattatattttgataccgttcttcctttaattttcatatttaattaAGATACGTGATCATTGGGTTGATCCGTCATACAATTATCTATGTTTGTATGTTACTTCTTAATCTAACTTTTCAGTAAAGAAAATCTTGATTAGCTGCACATAAATATTAATACTAGTTAGGAGTATCAGTCATCACACATACGTGTAGTAATTGATATTCATTATATTATATACATCTATTAAttattgtattatatatatattaaatataaatctgATCTGAGTTATATATGTCGTACCACAAAAGGTTTcttctatattttattattagataAAGAAACTAATAAGAAATTTATTCATCTGTTGTTTGTGATGAACAACTACTAcacaataatacaatatatatgtCCCATCTTTCTTAATAGAGTAATCTTGACTTTAAAAAAGAGAAAACGAAATTGATACTAATTAaggaaatatgaaaaaaaatggcACCAGTTGAGAAGTGCATGTTAGTTTTATTGATATACATTTCCTTATACACAAGTAgtagttttatacttttatttaattttatgctCTTTTTTCTATATGTAGGAAAAAGTTAGTGACAAATGTGTAAAATAAAATGCCTTGGAAGTGCAAAATTTAGTAGATTAATTCATTAACTACGAAAGTGATATTTTACGAGCATTATTGTGCTAGCCTTtatttcattaattaatttattaaaaggaGGGGAAAAAAGTACCACCATCTACAAGAGATATAGATAGACAAAGAGGAAAATAATCTGGAAAAGTTTCATGGTTTTGCTTTTATGCCATAGAAAATAACAAACTTAAATTAGTAGTTTAGTGGTACCACTTAACATGTGTAAGATTCCTTAGATTTTTTTGCattttaattaatgtaattaataatGCAAGCTAAGGAAAAGGGAAGCATAAAAGTAAAGCAAATAGAAGATGGTTAATACAAATTTGGTATTTGAAGCGAATAACAGATAACTCAAAGCTCCAAGATTGTGATAtattttaggtagcgtttgttttgaggtaccgAGACAGCAGAGATCGAGatttagtattatgtttgttggtttaaagattggtactaaaatttttgtttgtctccaaaatttcagtatttcaatacCTCTAAAAAGTGATAACACAAGAGACTAaattttttagagatggagactaaaattttaataacattttatatctaaaatacccttatttcaattaattaattctaattttatcttttgtgcaaattaaattaaagtttcaTTCGTATTTCAATTTATATCTCTCATTTTACACCAAAtaaaatactgagatttattttaatctctgtctctccaccaaccGCTACTTTATAGATCATGTTTATAAGATAATAGCTCTAAATAAGATAGTGTAGATAAATGACTAATTAATGTTGATTGGGCTCTCAATTATGCTGCCTTAGGTTAGTATTTATAGATGCAAAATATATAGTAAGAAATAAATACAGTTCGTTGCGATGCattaaaataaagattaaaaaaaaacacaataaaatgTAAATACAATGTCATTTCCAGAAACGCCTAAATCAACAAGAAATTatccataaattaaattattcagaAATTATCAACAAGAAATTGTCCCTCTCTGTGGTTAATTAAGGTAGAGTAGAAATTAGACTCCACTTCAactctatttataaatttaatttttttttaaaacttaattctACTCTTAGAAAATTTTCAGTCTAACTTTACGCATATCTTAAAATTCTTCACCTGATTTTACCTGTTgaaaatcaattatttttaacCAGTTGAGCTAAGTCTCAGCTGCCTTAGACACAATGTTTCAAATTTCAATACAATTAGCAAACTTTATAACGTGAGCatctttaccttttttttttcttggtggtAGGAGCATCATTGTCTTAACCACAAAGCCCATTAGGCCATTACCCAGGCCAAGAAAAGCAGAGCAGCAATTCAGCAATtgcaatataattatataaagagATAATATTATgctaaaaagtatttttttttaattaagagatgaaaattgtttattttacaataaaaatatttaaaaaataaggaTATTATGTACAATACTCATTTTTTTAACAGAATTATATAATTGGTCTTTGGATTAATTTAATTTGCATTTGTTTAATTTCGAATACTAAAATCAATtgcttaatataaatttaataatcaaTTTGATCTTATAATGATAACATGCTAGATAATGTGAACAAATTGCATGATAATATATGATATCAAATTGGCACATAAATAATATGACTGTGACATATTTCATTATCATCGGCATTAACATATCACTATTGACACATATAGTCCACCCACGATATTATACGGGCAATTTACAGAAATAAAATGATTGAAAAAAATCTTTACACAAATATAATATTATCAAACTTCagatgcaaatgcaataaacGTAATTGTATGTAATTCGCTACACCTTATAGCAGAACCCAATTACACGTAATCCACTACAGGCTGTCGCGGATTACGTTGAGGACTTCAATactcataaaccgctacaccctaTAACAGTTTATGACCAAATTGTGTTTGTGCATAATCCGCTACATTATGAGTAAAGTGGATGATTATATATACATGTGCAATAGTAACAACTGATAATGCAAAATGCACGAATTGATACAAAATGTAATCGTCATTTGCAATAAGTCGTACGAAAATAATAGCCATTAGACAGTAACAATAACACAAAATAAGTTAACTACATAAGTCATACAAATATAACTGTCACAAGTCGTTAACtctaacagaaaataaataagtcATAATTCATACAAGGATAACGATCGGAAATAAGACAATGGGCGCTACTGCTAGTCACCATCAACATCATGGTCGCCCCCGAATGGACCAAGTAGGTGTGAGCCTGTACCACATCGAGTCGGACGCCTAACCCTGGCCGCTCGCCGATCTCCGGGTGGAGCCTCCTGTAGCCCAACTCCAAATGCAGATGGTGGTGTCCCCCCATGTCGAACCAAGTGTCGTACGGGCTGCCTGCGGGCTCATTCAGGTTGACCGGGAGCTGGGTCTCAGGAACCTAGGACGGCACATCCGCTGGCTGTGGCCTATACTCCGGAGGGTCGGACGGGCCGCCTAGAATCGAACTCTGGTACTGATGAACGTCGTCACCCCGTATGATCTCAGCAAAATCTGCATAGAAGTGGGGTCCAGCCAGCTGATCGTCCAAATCCATGGTGAAAGTAGTGGTAGCAAGATCAGCTAACATCTGCGTGCTACACTCATGCAGTACCGGAGAGCTAGATACGTGAGTAAAAGGTGTACCACCCATACTAGCCTCCGCAGTGCCACCAACCTGAGTGTCAGTAGGGTGTCCACGGGACGATCCAGCCTCGTCATCATGGTGGACGGGAGGTGGTCGTCCAGCACGAGCAACACGTCGTCTAGCACTAGATCGACGAAGGTGATGATCTGCCTGGCCTCCGTCATCACCATCAACATGCTCCTCCTGCATCGTGTCGTCGAGCTAGCACCACTCGCGAATGGCATATGGAAAGTGTGGGTCTCAGACCGCCACCTCTCGATAAATGCGCTGACCAGAGGCTCATCCAACTAGAACCAATGCGCGTTCAGCCTAGCCAGGTGGTACAATCCAGCCCTCTCCAAGATATGATCCTATCATGTAACGACATATTCTGTTGCCTACAGACGCTATACACACATCGGGTTGGCTGCATTTTCAGAAATAAAGAACACTGGCTTAATTTCTAACAATGACATCACCAAACTATAGCTTATGTTTCTATTCTTAAGCTACTTAGgttttaaaattactaatttaccaTCCACAACTTAAAATCCTACTTCTCTACCTTTACTATTAAATGTTAAATGTCaaagtttaaatttcaaattttcattttcaaaCCAAAAGTTAAACTAAGTctctatctttttaattaataaattacttccttaatattgaataaaatatacagttattaaaatattgaaagaaaatagagacaCTTACCTTTTCATCAATACGTGAGCAACGC
Encoded here:
- the LOC140179450 gene encoding uncharacterized protein encodes the protein MVKEEWRNFGDVQFIDKIKALTVPLSKWHKENFRDIDMKIMKFEVEIKKVDDMVSNGIVNGTVEARRRALVSSCKKWYIRKELHWKQMSRSRHAKEMDKNTYYFHNLTSTRRRNNRIDPLLIHGRIVRNQARIKVAIKDFYKNLYHQKTLPAIEFRDGLVNRKTEEEAA